A portion of the Acidisarcina polymorpha genome contains these proteins:
- a CDS encoding alpha-L-fucosidase: MKRRGFLTGGMSMIALSRMARALEGSPFFRGQIPDGPYLPFWESLKSYRCPDWFRDAKFGIWAHWSPQCVPEQGDWYARNMYIQGMPQYEYHVKNYGHPSQFGYKDICNLWRAERWDPEALIKLYKRAGAEYLVALATHHDNFDCWNSKYQPWNSINIGPKRDIVGGWAKVARSNGLRFGVSYHGTPHRVWDEFLPVRYKSDTTGPLAGVPYDGMQTSADGKGKWWDGMDPQMINGKPHAKNTPCPEFVQQFLLRVQDVIDHYNPDILNFDDGARFDFDAGGPGAPDLKVWLGIPDLAPQIIAYYYNKNVQSHGGRLEGVVDLKEVPEPVWGTLTRDFEMSLADKLQKEPWQTEACIGSWHYDRKLFENHAYKKASLMIPLMVDIVSKNGNLLLNIPLPGNGEPDSDELAFLGELADWQDVNSEAIKGTRPWKIAGEGPSIEAKALPSYQLERLKFDHADIRFTTKGEVLYAIALGWPSDGKIFIKSLAQNSPNYPGQVRSVQLLGSKSELKWTRGASGLQIELPASPPCKNAFSFRILPA, translated from the coding sequence ATGAAGCGCAGGGGGTTTCTGACCGGCGGGATGTCGATGATCGCGTTGTCGCGGATGGCGAGAGCCCTTGAAGGGTCTCCGTTCTTTCGCGGACAGATTCCAGATGGGCCATACCTGCCATTTTGGGAGTCTCTGAAATCGTATCGTTGCCCTGACTGGTTTCGGGATGCCAAGTTCGGGATTTGGGCCCATTGGAGCCCCCAGTGCGTCCCCGAGCAAGGTGATTGGTATGCGCGGAACATGTATATCCAGGGCATGCCTCAATACGAGTACCACGTCAAGAACTACGGACATCCCTCGCAGTTCGGGTATAAGGACATCTGCAATCTCTGGAGAGCCGAACGATGGGATCCGGAAGCACTTATCAAGTTATACAAACGAGCGGGCGCGGAGTATCTGGTCGCCTTAGCGACGCACCATGATAATTTCGATTGCTGGAATTCGAAATACCAGCCTTGGAACAGCATTAACATCGGGCCGAAGCGGGACATCGTCGGCGGCTGGGCGAAGGTCGCGCGTTCGAACGGACTGCGGTTCGGCGTGAGCTATCACGGCACTCCGCATCGCGTGTGGGACGAGTTTCTTCCGGTCCGCTATAAGAGCGACACGACCGGACCGCTGGCTGGCGTTCCATACGATGGCATGCAGACCAGCGCCGACGGGAAGGGCAAGTGGTGGGACGGCATGGATCCCCAGATGATCAATGGCAAGCCGCACGCAAAGAACACGCCCTGTCCCGAGTTTGTGCAGCAGTTTCTTCTGCGGGTACAGGACGTGATCGATCACTACAATCCAGACATCCTGAACTTCGACGATGGCGCGCGGTTCGATTTCGATGCCGGCGGACCGGGGGCTCCGGATTTGAAGGTGTGGCTTGGAATACCCGACCTGGCGCCGCAGATCATTGCCTACTACTACAACAAGAATGTGCAATCGCATGGCGGGCGTCTGGAAGGAGTGGTCGATCTCAAAGAGGTTCCCGAGCCGGTGTGGGGCACACTCACGCGCGACTTCGAAATGTCGCTGGCGGACAAGCTCCAGAAGGAGCCATGGCAGACCGAGGCATGCATCGGCAGTTGGCATTACGATCGAAAGCTCTTCGAAAACCATGCCTACAAGAAAGCGTCATTGATGATTCCCTTGATGGTCGATATCGTCAGCAAGAATGGCAATCTACTTCTCAACATTCCTTTGCCGGGCAATGGGGAGCCGGACAGCGATGAACTCGCATTTCTGGGGGAACTTGCGGATTGGCAAGACGTCAACTCCGAAGCGATCAAGGGAACGCGTCCCTGGAAAATCGCTGGAGAAGGGCCCTCCATCGAGGCGAAAGCGCTGCCCTCGTATCAACTGGAGAGGCTGAAGTTCGATCATGCGGACATACGGTTCACGACGAAGGGCGAGGTGCTCTACGCTATCGCACTCGGCTGGCCTTCGGATGGCAAGATTTTTATCAAGTCGCTCGCCCAGAACTCTCCAAATTATCCTGGCCAAGTTCGAAGTGTGCAGCTTCTTGGATCGAAATCGGAGCTGAAATGGACGCGCGGAGCATCAGGTCTCCAGATCGAATTACCCGCAAGTCCGCCGTGTAAGAATGCGTTTTCGTTCCGGATACTCCCAGCTTGA